Proteins from a single region of Chromobacterium sp. ATCC 53434:
- a CDS encoding GspE/PulE family protein, whose product MRNWLSEVMGRGDAKGGAQAAVRPDARARSAAQGLPVRRIGGLKSETIRHHGWRQEGDLALPGYENSAMLLGSAKARQYILLLEDVAYRQLHGTDLLQRFDVGVRSRTKWSCFGIYVGTMEEILLVHSQLQQHGAESAQRDGDAKTGGQRNFDLVVDKAVDLKATDIHFEFRDGSQVLVRYRIHGKLRDSDPKDRLLRDFNAMMDAVSTAYNSRADSSSRSHNHFDENKHQSCSINLAIRGRSYQLRFQSVKENRGVDIVLRVLLNEAVEKDILTLTQLGYSDDQVEVLEDAVYRSPGLTIIAGETGSGKTTTLRTLMTYERESGKKFYSIEDPVEYIQPHVTQVPIQRKAEDGKKDGGETPFGAAAKVLLRGDPDKVMGGEIRDAETGSFAKAMTQTGHQVLSTVHASSGFGIIPRLTDEEIGIPIDALAAPDFLTALVYQKLVPVLCPACCLPAAEVLDDDYLMTIASLGLDVGAIKVEGPGCPQCRHLGTKGQTVVAEVCEVTEEMLPIIRDGRFWEAEKYWRAKSNGRLHDPRMLGKTAMEHAIYKMSLGLLDPRDVESAFRKLKKYRPLNLAS is encoded by the coding sequence ATGCGGAATTGGCTTTCTGAGGTGATGGGGCGCGGCGACGCCAAGGGCGGCGCGCAGGCGGCCGTCCGGCCCGACGCGCGCGCGCGCTCGGCGGCGCAGGGCTTGCCGGTGCGACGGATAGGCGGGCTGAAATCCGAAACCATACGCCACCATGGCTGGCGCCAGGAGGGCGATCTGGCGCTGCCCGGCTACGAGAACAGCGCCATGTTGCTGGGTTCGGCCAAGGCCAGGCAGTACATCCTGCTGCTGGAGGACGTCGCCTATCGCCAACTGCACGGCACCGATCTGCTGCAGCGTTTCGACGTCGGCGTGCGCTCGCGCACCAAGTGGAGTTGCTTCGGCATCTATGTCGGCACCATGGAAGAAATTCTGCTGGTGCACTCGCAACTGCAGCAGCACGGCGCGGAATCGGCCCAGCGCGACGGCGACGCCAAGACCGGCGGCCAGCGCAATTTCGACCTGGTGGTCGACAAGGCGGTGGATCTGAAGGCCACCGACATCCACTTCGAATTCCGCGACGGCAGCCAGGTGCTGGTGCGCTACCGCATTCACGGCAAGCTGCGCGACAGCGACCCGAAAGACCGTCTGCTGCGCGATTTCAACGCGATGATGGACGCGGTGTCCACCGCCTACAACTCGCGAGCCGACTCCAGCAGCCGCAGCCACAACCACTTCGACGAGAACAAGCATCAGAGCTGCTCGATCAATCTCGCGATCCGCGGCCGCAGCTACCAGTTGCGCTTCCAGAGCGTCAAGGAGAACCGCGGCGTCGACATCGTGCTGCGGGTGCTGCTGAACGAGGCGGTGGAGAAGGACATCCTGACGCTGACGCAGCTGGGCTATTCCGACGACCAGGTGGAAGTGCTGGAGGACGCCGTCTACCGTTCGCCGGGGTTGACCATCATCGCCGGCGAAACCGGTTCCGGCAAGACCACCACCTTGCGCACGCTGATGACCTACGAGCGGGAATCCGGCAAGAAATTCTATTCGATCGAGGACCCGGTCGAGTACATCCAGCCACACGTCACTCAGGTGCCCATCCAGCGCAAGGCCGAGGACGGCAAGAAGGACGGCGGCGAGACGCCGTTCGGCGCGGCGGCCAAGGTCTTGCTGCGCGGCGATCCGGACAAGGTGATGGGCGGCGAGATCCGCGACGCCGAAACCGGCTCCTTCGCCAAGGCGATGACCCAGACCGGCCACCAGGTGCTGTCCACCGTTCACGCGTCCAGCGGCTTCGGCATCATCCCGCGGCTGACCGACGAGGAGATTGGCATACCGATAGACGCGCTGGCGGCGCCGGATTTTCTGACCGCGCTGGTCTACCAGAAGCTGGTGCCAGTGCTGTGTCCGGCCTGCTGCCTGCCGGCGGCCGAGGTGCTGGACGACGACTATCTGATGACCATCGCCTCGCTGGGCCTGGACGTCGGCGCGATCAAGGTGGAGGGGCCGGGCTGCCCGCAGTGCCGTCACCTGGGCACCAAGGGCCAGACGGTGGTGGCCGAGGTGTGCGAGGTGACCGAGGAAATGCTGCCGATCATCCGGGATGGCCGCTTCTGGGAGGCGGAGAAATACTGGCGCGCCAAGAGCAATGGCAGGCTGCACGATCCGCGGATGCTGGGAAAGACCGCGATGGAGCATGCGATCTACAAGATGTCGCTGGGACTGCTCGATCCGCGCGATGTGGAGTCGGCGTTCCGCAAACTGAAGAAATACCGGCCTTTGAACCTGGCCAGTTGA